The following is a genomic window from Verrucosispora sp. WMMD573.
AAGCCTAGCAAGTGTCGGTCCGGTCGGCACCGAACCGGGACACCCGCCGAGCCCCGAACCCCGGCGGGTGGGTCACCGATCAGGCCCGGATCCGGCCCCGCGCCCGCAGATACAGCAGCGCCGCCCCGGTCACCGCCACCGGCCAGAGCAGGTACCCGCCGGTCATGACCAGGAGGAACAGCACCACGCCGATGGTCGCGGCGGCGGCGTACCAGGCGGCGCTGCGGCGGGGCAGCAGCCGCAGCGCCGCCGCGACACCGATCACGTAGACGGTGCTGAAGGAACCGGTCGTGAGCAGCACCAGCGGATGGGTGCCGAGGCCGGTGACCAGGACCGCGCCCAGCGCGAGAAACGCCAGGGTGGCAGTGACGGCGAGGCTGCGGCGGGGCACCTCGCCGGCCACGCTGCCCCGGGCGAGCCAGCCCGGCAGCGCACCGTCGCGGCCGAGCGCCGCACCGAGCTTCGCCGCTCCGGCGTAGTAGGCGTTCATCGCGCCGAAGGTCAGCAGCAGCGCCGCCCCGGCGACCAACCAGCGGGTGTCGCCGCCGAGCGCGACCGCGAACAGCTCGCCGAGCGGTGCCGTGGAGTCCGCCGCAGCCGAGCCGAGCACGGCGACGGTCGCGAAGGCCACCGCCAGATACAGCGTGCCGACCACGACGACCGCCGCGGCGGTGGCCCGGGTCAGGTCCCGCCCCGGACGGCGGAACTCGCCCGTCAGGTGGGTGATCGCCTCCCAACCGACGAAGCTCCACATCAGCAGCGCCGCCGCGGGACCGACGGCGGTCAGGCCGTGCGGGGCGAAGGGCGTGAGGTTCGCGGCGTCCGCGTGTGGCAGCGACAGCAGCACGGCCAACAGCAGGAACGCGACAAGCGCTCCGGCGAGCGCGAGCTGCACCCGGCCGGCGACCTGCACACCGGCGTGGTTGGTGGCGGTGACCGCGATCATCAGTAGCGCCGCCGTGACCGCGATGGTCAGCGTACCGCCGCCGACCGCCGCCTCGACGTAGGCGGCGCCGAACAGCGCCGCCGCGGATGCGCCCGGCGGCACCGCGAAGTAGAAGCACCAACCGACGACGGCCGCCGCCCGCGGTCCGAAGGCCATCCGGGCGTACGTCGACACGCCACCGGCATCCGGGTGGCGGGAACCGAGCGCGGCGAACGTGGCGGCCAGTGGAGCGGAGACGATCACGAGCAGCAGCCAGGCGAGCAGCGAGGCGGGGCCGGCGGCCTCGGCCGCCAGCGCGGGCAGCGCGATCACGCCGGTACCCAGTACGGCACCGACGTAGAGAGCGGTGCCCTG
Proteins encoded in this region:
- a CDS encoding amino acid permease; this encodes MTLTHATPVTGGRLTAAQGTALYVGAVLGTGVIALPALAAEAAGPASLLAWLLLVIVSAPLAATFAALGSRHPDAGGVSTYARMAFGPRAAAVVGWCFYFAVPPGASAAALFGAAYVEAAVGGGTLTIAVTAALLMIAVTATNHAGVQVAGRVQLALAGALVAFLLLAVLLSLPHADAANLTPFAPHGLTAVGPAAALLMWSFVGWEAITHLTGEFRRPGRDLTRATAAAVVVVGTLYLAVAFATVAVLGSAAADSTAPLGELFAVALGGDTRWLVAGAALLLTFGAMNAYYAGAAKLGAALGRDGALPGWLARGSVAGEVPRRSLAVTATLAFLALGAVLVTGLGTHPLVLLTTGSFSTVYVIGVAAALRLLPRRSAAWYAAAATIGVVLFLLVMTGGYLLWPVAVTGAALLYLRARGRIRA